From a single Phragmites australis chromosome 7, lpPhrAust1.1, whole genome shotgun sequence genomic region:
- the LOC133924470 gene encoding uncharacterized protein ycf20 has product MACASNSFATGLVSYGLYAETRVIFPSYRNFPRKSKYLRIRAVQGNDGRRRLVDIIRIIPELSKDYFRSRSRRALFGGISLLGGFYVAQTISLSFGALAVNDVIAAVVCVLLTEYVTKFYYSRPKVTFPIALLNNFKMGFTYGLFIDAFKLAS; this is encoded by the coding sequence ATGGCATGTGCTTCAAATTCTTTCGCCACTGGTCTTGTCAGCTATGGATTATATGCAGAGACAAGGGTTATCTTTCCGAGCTATAGGAACTTCCCACGGAAATCCAAGTATCTCAGAATCCGTGCAGTGCAGGGAAATGATGGGCGTCGAAGGCTAGTTGACATCATCCGAATCATTCCAGAACTCTCAAAGGACTATTTTAGAAGCCGATCGAGAAGAGCTCTTTTTGGTGGCATCTCGTTGCTAGGTGGATTTTATGTTGCACAGACAATATCTCTGTCTTTCGGTGCACTAGCTGTGAATGATGTTATCGCTGCAGTTGTTTGCGTCCTGCTGACTGAGTATGTGACAAAGTTCTATTACAGCCGGCCTAAGGTTACCTTCCCTATAGCACTCCTCAACAATTTCAAGATGGGTTTCACATATGGCCTCTTTATTGATGCCTTCAAGCTTGCCAGCTGA